The proteins below come from a single Streptococcus canis genomic window:
- the glyS gene encoding glycine--tRNA ligase subunit beta — MTKNLLVELGLEELPAYVVTPSEKQLGERTEAFLTANRLSFDSIQTFSTPRRLAVRVSGLADQQTDLIEDFKGPAKKIALDVDGNFSKAAQGFVRGKGLTTDAIEFRDVKGEEYVYVTKHETGKPAEEVLLGITEVLSAMTFPVSMHWANNSFEYIRPVHTLTVLLDDKALELDFLDIHSGRVSRGHRFLGTETIITSADSYEADLRSQCVIVDAKERQDRIVEQIKALEVEQGVQVDIDEDLLNEVLNLVEFPTAFMGSFEAKYLDVPEEVLVTSMKNHQRYFVVRDQAGHLMPNFVSVRNGNDQAIENVIKGNEKVLVARLEDGEFFWREDQKLQIADLVAKLANVTFHEKIGSLAEHMDRTRVIAASLAKEANLSAEEVTAVDRAAQIYKFDLLTGMVGEFDELQGIMGEKYALLAGEDAAVARAIREHYLPDAAEGVLPETKVGAVLALADKLDTLLSFFSVGLIPSGSNDPYALRRATQGIVRILDQFGWRIPMDKLVDSLYALSFDSLTYANKTDVMNFIRARVDKMMGKAVSKDIREAVLASSTFVVPEMLAAAEAFVKASHTESYKPAVESLSRAFNLAEKAAVSVQVDSSLFENEQEKALFAAVQGLTLAGSADQQLEQVFALSPVINDFFDNTMVMAKDQALKNNRLAILSGLVSKAKTIAAFNQLHTK, encoded by the coding sequence ATGACAAAAAATTTATTAGTAGAACTTGGTTTGGAAGAACTTCCGGCTTATGTGGTCACACCAAGTGAAAAACAATTAGGAGAGCGTACAGAGGCCTTCTTAACAGCTAACCGTCTCTCTTTTGATAGCATTCAAACCTTCTCGACTCCACGCCGTTTGGCAGTGCGTGTGTCTGGCTTAGCTGATCAGCAAACTGACTTGATTGAGGACTTTAAAGGACCTGCTAAGAAAATTGCCCTTGACGTTGATGGGAATTTCTCAAAAGCTGCTCAAGGATTTGTTCGTGGTAAAGGCTTGACCACAGATGCGATTGAATTTCGTGATGTTAAAGGTGAAGAATACGTTTACGTTACCAAACATGAAACTGGAAAACCTGCAGAAGAAGTCCTTCTTGGGATTACAGAAGTGTTGTCAGCAATGACTTTCCCAGTCAGCATGCACTGGGCTAATAATAGTTTTGAATACATTCGCCCTGTCCATACCTTGACAGTTCTTTTAGATGATAAGGCCTTGGAACTTGACTTCTTGGATATTCATTCTGGACGCGTCAGCCGTGGTCACCGTTTCTTAGGTACTGAAACCATTATCACAAGTGCTGATTCTTATGAGGCTGATTTGCGCAGCCAATGCGTCATTGTTGACGCTAAAGAACGTCAAGATAGGATTGTTGAACAAATTAAGGCCCTTGAAGTGGAACAGGGTGTGCAAGTTGATATTGACGAAGACTTGCTTAATGAAGTTTTGAACTTGGTCGAGTTTCCAACAGCCTTTATGGGAAGTTTTGAGGCTAAATACCTTGATGTCCCAGAAGAAGTGCTGGTAACATCAATGAAAAACCACCAACGTTATTTTGTGGTACGTGATCAGGCTGGTCATTTGATGCCGAATTTTGTATCAGTTCGTAATGGGAATGACCAAGCCATTGAAAATGTAATTAAAGGGAACGAAAAAGTTTTGGTAGCTCGTCTGGAAGATGGTGAATTCTTCTGGCGTGAGGATCAGAAATTGCAAATTGCTGATTTAGTTGCCAAGTTGGCCAATGTGACCTTCCATGAAAAAATTGGCTCTCTTGCTGAACACATGGATCGTACGCGGGTCATTGCCGCATCGCTTGCTAAGGAAGCCAACCTATCTGCTGAGGAAGTGACAGCTGTTGACCGTGCTGCCCAAATTTACAAATTTGACCTTTTAACAGGTATGGTTGGTGAATTTGACGAGTTGCAAGGGATTATGGGGGAAAAATATGCCCTTCTAGCTGGTGAAGATGCTGCTGTGGCCAGGGCTATCCGGGAACACTACTTACCTGATGCTGCAGAAGGTGTGCTACCTGAAACCAAAGTTGGGGCTGTCCTAGCCTTGGCAGATAAATTGGATACTCTCTTGTCATTCTTTTCTGTTGGCTTGATTCCATCTGGTTCAAACGACCCTTATGCGCTTCGTCGGGCAACACAGGGGATCGTCCGTATTCTTGACCAGTTTGGTTGGAGAATTCCAATGGATAAGCTTGTGGATAGCTTGTATGCCCTCTCTTTTGATAGTTTGACTTATGCCAACAAGACGGATGTGATGAACTTTATCCGTGCTCGCGTGGATAAAATGATGGGTAAAGCTGTCTCAAAAGATATTCGTGAGGCTGTTCTAGCAAGTTCAACCTTTGTGGTTCCAGAAATGTTGGCCGCAGCTGAAGCTTTTGTCAAAGCTAGCCATACAGAAAGTTACAAACCGGCAGTTGAGTCCTTGTCACGTGCCTTTAATTTGGCAGAAAAAGCAGCTGTTTCTGTTCAGGTGGACTCTAGCCTCTTTGAAAATGAGCAAGAAAAAGCTTTATTTGCAGCCGTTCAAGGCTTGACTCTAGCAGGCAGTGCTGATCAGCAGTTAGAACAAGTCTTCGCCCTTAGCCCAGTGATTAATGACTTCTTTGATAACACAATGGTGATGGCAAAAGATCAAGCCCTTAAGAACAATCGCTTAGCTATTTTATCAGGCTTAGTAAGCAAAGCCAAGACTATTGCTGCTTTTAACCAACTACACACCAAGTAA
- the glyQ gene encoding glycine--tRNA ligase subunit alpha, producing the protein MSKKLTFQEIILTLQQYWNDQGCMLMQAYDNEKGAGTMSPYTFLRAIGPEPWNAAYVEPSRRPADGRYGENPNRLYQHHQFQVVMKPSPSNIQELYLASLEKLGINPLEHDIRFVEDNWENPSTGSAGLGWEVWLDGMEITQFTYFQQVGGLATSPVTAEVTYGLERLASYIQEVDSVYDIEWAPGVKYGEIFLQPEYEHSKYSFDISDQDMLLENFEKFEKEAARALEEGLVHPAYDYVLKCSHTFNLLDARGAVSVTERAGYIARIRHLARVVAKTFVAERKKLGFPLLDEATRAELLAGDDK; encoded by the coding sequence ATGTCAAAAAAATTAACTTTCCAAGAGATTATTCTCACCCTACAACAATACTGGAATGATCAGGGTTGTATGCTGATGCAGGCCTATGATAATGAAAAAGGGGCTGGGACCATGAGTCCTTACACGTTCTTGCGTGCCATTGGTCCTGAGCCTTGGAATGCAGCCTATGTGGAGCCATCACGCCGTCCTGCGGATGGTCGTTACGGGGAGAATCCAAACCGTCTTTACCAGCACCACCAATTCCAAGTGGTCATGAAACCATCACCATCTAATATTCAAGAACTTTACCTTGCCTCTTTGGAAAAATTGGGTATCAATCCTTTGGAACATGATATTCGTTTTGTTGAAGATAACTGGGAAAACCCATCGACAGGTTCTGCAGGGCTTGGTTGGGAAGTTTGGCTTGATGGAATGGAGATCACACAGTTTACTTACTTCCAGCAAGTTGGTGGCCTTGCGACATCTCCAGTGACAGCTGAGGTGACCTATGGTCTTGAGCGTTTAGCTTCTTATATTCAGGAAGTGGATTCGGTCTATGATATTGAGTGGGCGCCTGGGGTAAAATATGGAGAAATATTCCTGCAACCTGAGTATGAACATTCCAAATACTCCTTTGACATTTCAGACCAAGACATGCTGCTTGAAAACTTTGAAAAATTTGAAAAAGAAGCCGCGCGTGCTTTAGAAGAAGGTTTGGTCCACCCAGCTTATGACTACGTGCTCAAATGTTCTCATACCTTTAATCTGCTGGATGCTCGTGGCGCCGTTTCGGTAACGGAACGGGCGGGCTACATTGCACGTATTCGTCATTTGGCGCGTGTCGTTGCCAAAACCTTTGTTGCAGAACGCAAAAAACTTGGTTTTCCACTTTTAGATGAGGCAACACGAGCAGAACTCCTTGCTGGGGATGATAAGTAG
- a CDS encoding DUF896 family protein: MDPKKIARINELAKKKKTVGLTGPEKVEQAKLREEYIEGYRRSVRHHIEGIKLVDEEGNDVTPEKLRQVQREKGLHGRSLDDPKS; the protein is encoded by the coding sequence ATGGATCCTAAAAAAATTGCTCGTATCAATGAGTTAGCTAAAAAGAAAAAAACAGTAGGTTTGACTGGACCTGAAAAAGTAGAACAGGCAAAACTCCGTGAAGAATATATTGAAGGCTATCGTCGCTCTGTCAGACACCATATCGAAGGCATCAAACTGGTGGATGAAGAAGGAAATGACGTGACCCCTGAAAAATTAAGACAGGTGCAACGTGAAAAAGGCTTGCACGGCCGTTCACTAGATGATCCAAAATCATAG
- a CDS encoding PepSY domain-containing protein, with amino-acid sequence MCLRYNRRNKRKKVVLMTIKKFSLLAIASLSLLSLAACDMDDKDDHMDNQPKTSQTSKKVKLSEDKAKSIAFKDASVAEADAQMVTVSQENEDGKAVYDIEFHHKDKEYSYTIDANTGDIVEKSSEPVNE; translated from the coding sequence ATGTGTTTACGTTATAATAGAAGAAATAAAAGAAAGAAGGTAGTACTTATGACAATTAAAAAGTTCTCTCTACTAGCCATAGCCAGCCTCTCTTTACTTAGTCTTGCAGCCTGTGACATGGATGACAAAGATGATCACATGGATAACCAACCAAAGACAAGCCAAACGAGTAAAAAGGTAAAACTATCAGAAGACAAGGCAAAATCAATTGCCTTTAAGGATGCTTCTGTTGCAGAAGCAGATGCTCAAATGGTGACAGTCAGCCAAGAAAATGAAGATGGCAAGGCGGTTTATGACATTGAGTTCCATCATAAAGATAAGGAATATAGCTATACCATCGATGCGAACACAGGAGATATTGTGGAAAAATCTTCTGAGCCCGTCAATGAGTAA